From the Syntrophomonadaceae bacterium genome, one window contains:
- a CDS encoding phosphatidylserine decarboxylase family protein has product MLTDYFISKHGFFSIFLAFGLAILVRLYYPAAFPFALALAGIVVYFFRNPKRRTPEREGILVSPADGTVFSVKQVEEPYFLQQQAWKVSIFLSIFDVHMNRVPIAGEIAFKKHIPGKYLVAWREKASTDNERNLTGFQNGPFKVLVVQIAGFIARRIVCPVQVGDKFKAGDLFGLIKFGSCVEVYFPLDMKPTVKEGDKVRGGETVIAESTN; this is encoded by the coding sequence ATGTTGACAGATTATTTTATTTCTAAACACGGATTTTTCAGTATTTTTCTTGCTTTTGGCTTAGCGATACTGGTAAGATTGTATTACCCTGCAGCTTTCCCCTTCGCGCTGGCTTTGGCGGGAATCGTAGTCTATTTTTTCCGCAATCCTAAGCGAAGAACCCCTGAGAGAGAGGGAATTCTTGTATCACCTGCTGACGGTACGGTTTTCTCTGTGAAACAGGTGGAGGAGCCCTATTTTTTACAGCAGCAAGCTTGGAAAGTAAGCATTTTTCTGTCAATTTTTGATGTGCACATGAATAGAGTACCTATAGCAGGGGAGATTGCTTTTAAAAAACACATACCTGGCAAATATCTCGTGGCATGGCGGGAAAAGGCGTCTACCGATAATGAAAGGAATTTAACTGGATTCCAAAATGGCCCCTTTAAAGTTTTGGTTGTGCAAATTGCGGGCTTTATTGCCCGAAGAATTGTATGTCCTGTCCAAGTAGGCGACAAGTTTAAGGCTGGTGACCTCTTCGGTTTAATAAAATTCGGATCCTGTGTGGAAGTTTATTTTCCACTGGATATGAAACCGACTGTTAAGGAGGGAGATAAGGTACGTGGCGGCGAGACCGTTATTGCTGAAAGTACAAACTAG
- the pssA gene encoding CDP-diacylglycerol--serine O-phosphatidyltransferase, producing the protein MAARPLLLKVQTRVIKNLANSLTLLNLALGMLALVMIIEGNMVMGAHLILFAAVADGLDGKVSTLTKSNNEFGKQLDSLADVVSFGVLPAVLAYKTAMSELGLLGFVVASVFCACGVLRLARFNVLPPGGQFKGLPITIAGGTVAAIILYGERLNSGTVLFFVLVLSLLMVSSIPYPKFKEALKRQNTVYISFFALLSLAAALLYRELFALIVMVSYVAYGLIVALVNRIFATADIEEETAYQEELLGED; encoded by the coding sequence GTGGCGGCGAGACCGTTATTGCTGAAAGTACAAACTAGGGTAATAAAAAACTTGGCTAATAGCCTCACACTATTAAACCTCGCTTTGGGAATGCTGGCACTTGTGATGATTATAGAAGGAAACATGGTTATGGGTGCGCATCTCATATTGTTTGCAGCTGTTGCTGACGGATTAGACGGAAAAGTTTCGACCCTGACAAAGTCAAACAACGAGTTTGGCAAGCAACTGGATTCATTGGCAGACGTAGTTTCATTTGGCGTTCTTCCGGCTGTATTAGCCTATAAGACTGCCATGTCGGAGCTTGGGCTTTTGGGGTTTGTCGTTGCTAGCGTTTTTTGTGCCTGTGGAGTGCTCAGGCTGGCCAGGTTTAATGTGCTGCCTCCTGGCGGCCAGTTTAAGGGATTGCCTATTACTATTGCCGGTGGGACAGTCGCTGCAATAATCCTGTACGGAGAGAGACTTAATAGCGGTACGGTACTGTTTTTCGTGCTGGTTTTATCACTCTTGATGGTTAGTTCAATACCGTATCCCAAATTCAAAGAAGCCTTGAAGCGGCAGAACACAGTTTATATTAGTTTTTTTGCTCTCCTTTCATTAGCAGCAGCTTTACTCTACCGTGAATTATTTGCTCTGATCGTTATGGTTAGCTATGTTGCCTACGGATTAATTGTGGCTCTTGTGAATAGAATTTTTGCAACTGCAGATATTGAAGAGGAAACAGCTTACCAGGAAGAACTCCTTGGTGAAGATTAG
- a CDS encoding sulfite exporter TauE/SafE family protein gives MDPALVLIMLGLIGGTISGLLGIGGAVIMIPLVLYVPPFLGLPGIDMKTVAGIVMVQVMFASLAGAYVHRRHHYVSQSIVLWFGGPIVAGALLGGIISKFVDANFLKVVFGVLAVFSFYTILLPKYEQEVPPDFPVDFNKFFAVLVTVIVGLCIGMVGGGGAFVLIPLMINFFNIPTRLTIGSSLGIVLMSSVAGFIGKFATGQIPFLSALALVAGAIPGALAGSMLSRRTGISQLKLILAAVIGLAGGSVWFDLTQKIFRLSEWQALLIVVAVYSIIAGAVKIFHSLPAEIRNTKDAPVPSASDDKRAGG, from the coding sequence TTGGATCCGGCACTTGTATTAATTATGCTAGGATTAATTGGCGGAACAATTTCAGGCCTTCTTGGTATAGGTGGGGCCGTAATAATGATTCCGCTGGTTTTATATGTACCACCTTTTTTGGGTCTGCCGGGAATAGACATGAAGACTGTAGCCGGGATAGTTATGGTCCAGGTTATGTTTGCCTCGCTGGCCGGAGCTTACGTTCATCGCAGGCATCATTATGTTAGTCAATCCATTGTCCTTTGGTTTGGCGGCCCAATTGTAGCAGGCGCATTATTAGGTGGCATAATCTCGAAATTCGTTGATGCCAACTTCTTGAAGGTAGTTTTTGGGGTTTTAGCTGTTTTTTCTTTTTACACCATTCTTTTGCCGAAATATGAACAGGAGGTTCCGCCAGACTTTCCGGTAGATTTTAACAAGTTCTTTGCCGTTTTAGTTACTGTGATTGTGGGGCTATGCATTGGGATGGTTGGCGGTGGCGGAGCTTTTGTTCTGATTCCGCTGATGATTAATTTTTTTAATATCCCTACCAGGCTAACTATCGGCAGCTCCCTGGGAATAGTCTTGATGTCATCTGTAGCAGGGTTTATTGGAAAGTTTGCCACCGGCCAAATCCCGTTTCTGTCCGCACTGGCCTTGGTAGCTGGAGCTATTCCAGGAGCTTTGGCAGGGAGCATGTTAAGCAGAAGAACCGGTATTAGCCAGTTAAAACTGATTTTAGCGGCTGTCATCGGTTTAGCGGGAGGCAGTGTCTGGTTTGACTTAACGCAAAAAATATTTAGATTGTCTGAATGGCAGGCTCTGTTAATTGTTGTGGCCGTTTATTCTATTATAGCCGGGGCGGTTAAAATTTTTCACAGTCTTCCTGCGGAAATCCGTAACACAAAAGATGCTCCCGTTCCCTCAGCTTCTGATGATAAGAGAGCCGGAGGGTAA
- a CDS encoding (Fe-S)-binding protein translates to MSEIKPEVNKPAPVSPKPEANQVVEQLDKRLTRQLAANLAVCAHCGLCNESCHYYLASGDPEMVPAYKADQIRKVYKRKYDWLGKLVPGWVGAVDVDPEHIDKLVDQAFGSCTMCRRCSVNCAMGIDMGMIMRNTRAILNSMGRTPKGLQATVDVHLSSGNNMGIETAELVDTLEWMEEQLQADTGDPNAKIPINKKGARAIYTLNPREPKFYPLTILAAAKVMYAAGEDWTISTDSWDVTNYALFNGDDAGAKKIADSLAKAAESLGVQEIFMAECGHGYRAFRWESENWLGKTYTNFKVRGFVEVMADYIANGRLNLDPSLNKDPVTYHDPCNQARNGGIYREPRYILQHCVTDFREMTPSGIHNFCCGGGGGALSMTEYASRRIKSGKVKADQIAATGAKIVATSCHNCLDQLKEICRHYGIKAEIKNLCEVVADAIVWKK, encoded by the coding sequence ATGTCTGAAATTAAACCAGAAGTAAATAAGCCAGCGCCGGTTAGCCCGAAACCAGAAGCTAACCAGGTGGTTGAACAATTAGATAAAAGGCTGACCCGCCAACTGGCGGCTAACCTGGCAGTTTGTGCTCATTGCGGTCTTTGTAATGAATCCTGTCATTACTATCTTGCCTCGGGCGATCCAGAAATGGTGCCTGCCTATAAGGCAGATCAAATTCGCAAGGTTTATAAGCGTAAATATGACTGGCTTGGGAAACTTGTGCCAGGTTGGGTTGGGGCAGTAGATGTCGATCCTGAACATATCGATAAATTGGTTGACCAGGCATTTGGTTCCTGTACAATGTGCCGCCGCTGCTCTGTAAACTGTGCCATGGGCATTGATATGGGCATGATTATGAGAAACACGAGAGCCATATTAAATAGCATGGGGCGTACTCCCAAGGGTCTGCAGGCGACTGTGGATGTTCATTTGTCCTCCGGTAACAATATGGGGATAGAAACAGCAGAATTAGTTGATACCTTAGAGTGGATGGAAGAACAACTGCAGGCCGATACCGGCGATCCCAACGCCAAGATACCGATCAATAAAAAAGGCGCCAGAGCTATATATACCTTAAACCCCCGTGAGCCCAAGTTTTATCCCCTGACGATCCTGGCGGCAGCTAAAGTTATGTATGCTGCAGGAGAGGACTGGACCATCAGCACAGACAGCTGGGATGTTACAAATTATGCCCTTTTTAACGGTGACGACGCCGGTGCCAAAAAAATTGCCGACAGCCTCGCTAAAGCTGCCGAGTCCCTGGGGGTCCAGGAAATATTTATGGCGGAGTGTGGCCATGGTTACAGAGCCTTCCGTTGGGAAAGCGAAAACTGGCTGGGTAAAACTTACACTAACTTTAAGGTCCGCGGTTTCGTCGAAGTGATGGCTGATTACATCGCAAATGGACGCCTGAATTTAGACCCGAGCTTAAATAAAGATCCGGTAACCTATCATGACCCCTGCAATCAGGCCCGCAACGGCGGTATTTACCGGGAGCCGCGATATATCTTGCAGCATTGTGTAACTGACTTCCGGGAGATGACCCCATCCGGAATCCACAACTTCTGTTGCGGCGGAGGCGGCGGAGCCCTTTCCATGACTGAGTATGCCAGCCGCCGGATCAAGTCCGGCAAGGTAAAGGCTGACCAAATAGCCGCTACCGGAGCGAAAATTGTTGCTACATCGTGTCATAACTGCCTAGACCAATTAAAAGAAATATGCCGCCACTATGGTATTAAAGCCGAGATAAAAAATCTTTGCGAGGTGGTAGCCGACGCCATAGTATGGAAAAAATAG
- a CDS encoding ATP-binding protein has product MEELSLYKNAKRLIIYRSVLEDPACCTILKLLKMLDEEEKDAALVVDTYHRLVANLATIAENYSHQIGDTWQNHLLNLILWDENPFSRQVQSMPPEEMGQDLVFAVRSDLVILQGLHQLGSGFIMNAIKKWFEAKGIAEWGNPLTWPSFRQLSLSGPGNSSSAFWLLKQTFASTRDWQTCLPYLADFHQQHGSGLVCRFNALSWRPAPGHDPLQGIPEPDPITFENLFGYDKEREEILKNTEYFLQGLPANNILLYGDRGTGKSSTVKALLNRFSHQGLRLIEINKQQMGDIPQIYSYLKKRSQRFILFIDDLSFEENETFYKDLKAILEGGLEHRPANVLFYATSNRRHLVREYFSDREGLAGNQEVRARDTLEEKLSLADRFGITIIFPTPGETEYLAIVQGLADQAGLVIDQVQLRRKAIQWALWHNGRSGRTARQFVNNLISSSRAEN; this is encoded by the coding sequence ATGGAGGAATTAAGCCTGTACAAAAACGCAAAACGATTAATTATCTACCGCAGCGTTTTAGAAGACCCGGCCTGTTGCACAATCCTTAAATTGTTAAAAATGCTGGATGAAGAAGAGAAGGATGCTGCTCTTGTGGTAGATACTTACCACCGCTTAGTAGCTAACCTGGCCACAATTGCCGAAAATTATTCCCACCAGATCGGCGATACATGGCAAAACCATCTACTAAACCTAATCCTATGGGATGAAAACCCATTTTCCCGCCAAGTCCAATCCATGCCTCCGGAAGAAATGGGACAAGACCTGGTTTTTGCTGTGCGCTCGGATCTAGTTATCCTGCAAGGTTTGCACCAGCTTGGCTCAGGGTTTATTATGAATGCAATAAAAAAATGGTTTGAAGCAAAAGGTATTGCCGAATGGGGGAACCCCTTAACATGGCCCTCTTTCCGGCAACTTTCCCTATCCGGCCCCGGCAACAGCTCGAGCGCTTTTTGGCTGCTGAAACAAACCTTCGCTTCGACCAGGGATTGGCAAACCTGCCTTCCATATCTGGCAGATTTTCATCAACAGCATGGCAGCGGCTTGGTATGCCGCTTTAATGCTTTAAGTTGGAGGCCTGCCCCAGGCCATGACCCGTTACAAGGCATTCCCGAGCCGGACCCCATTACCTTCGAGAACCTGTTCGGCTATGATAAAGAACGGGAGGAAATTCTTAAAAATACAGAGTATTTTCTTCAGGGTCTTCCGGCCAACAATATCTTGCTGTATGGTGACCGGGGGACAGGGAAATCCTCGACCGTCAAAGCCCTTTTAAACAGGTTTAGCCATCAAGGGCTCAGGCTGATTGAAATAAACAAACAGCAGATGGGTGACATACCCCAAATATACAGCTATCTTAAAAAAAGATCCCAGAGGTTTATTCTGTTTATCGATGATCTCTCCTTCGAGGAGAATGAAACCTTCTATAAAGACTTAAAGGCAATCTTAGAAGGTGGACTTGAACATCGCCCGGCTAATGTTCTTTTTTATGCCACCTCCAACCGGCGGCACCTGGTGCGGGAATACTTCAGCGACAGGGAAGGCCTTGCCGGCAACCAGGAAGTGCGGGCCAGAGATACCCTGGAAGAAAAACTTTCTTTAGCGGACCGCTTTGGCATCACCATAATCTTCCCCACTCCTGGGGAAACCGAATACCTTGCTATTGTTCAGGGACTGGCAGACCAAGCTGGCCTCGTAATTGATCAGGTTCAATTACGAAGAAAAGCCATTCAGTGGGCTTTATGGCATAACGGCAGGTCAGGGCGGACAGCCCGGCAGTTTGTCAACAATTTAATCAGCAGCAGTAGGGCGGAAAATTAA
- a CDS encoding amidohydrolase family protein: MQFIRIPEHTMCLITASAMWDGINTSELVCQPALFIADCRVKKISSLFHERQAREYPEFKHIHFPNLTLLPGLVDAHVHLALDGTSAGKEKWHDLSAMAELVDQNLRQSISSGVLAVRDAGDRLGIALSVKQKKIGVSPDIPLIKASGPAITRLNGYGQFLGAGLGDVIGISEAITALRIAGADQIKVLASGIVSMNCFGKVGGPHFSKEEFHLIAEAARENGLPLMVHANSEPTISNVISAGVKSIEHGYFINLSSLNQMAETKTAWVPTVFPVAAMINAPEADPAVVEKTYRRHLKMISLAQKIGVKLAVGTDAGSPGVYHGRSYIEELRLWAKAGMPLPDILKAATATGAMVLGLDQSIGTIQVGKRPALIGVQGNPLETIETLADIKAVLLPQDYQADSHADYGGTIRGAK; encoded by the coding sequence ATGCAGTTCATTAGAATTCCGGAACACACCATGTGCCTGATTACCGCCTCAGCCATGTGGGATGGGATCAACACCAGCGAACTGGTGTGTCAGCCTGCCCTATTCATTGCCGACTGCCGGGTAAAAAAAATTAGCTCTTTGTTTCATGAGAGACAGGCTAGAGAATACCCGGAGTTCAAGCATATTCACTTTCCTAACCTGACCCTTCTACCGGGCCTGGTTGACGCTCATGTTCATCTGGCCTTAGACGGGACTTCTGCAGGCAAGGAAAAATGGCATGACCTCTCAGCCATGGCTGAATTGGTTGATCAGAATCTGCGCCAATCTATCAGCTCTGGAGTTTTAGCGGTACGGGATGCCGGAGACCGCCTTGGGATTGCATTATCGGTCAAGCAAAAAAAAATAGGAGTTAGCCCCGACATCCCGCTGATAAAAGCTTCTGGTCCTGCTATCACGCGTTTAAACGGCTATGGGCAGTTCCTGGGAGCAGGTCTTGGGGATGTGATCGGTATTAGTGAAGCAATAACCGCCCTAAGGATAGCAGGAGCAGACCAAATAAAAGTTTTGGCCTCGGGGATAGTCAGCATGAACTGTTTTGGCAAGGTTGGCGGCCCGCATTTCAGCAAAGAGGAATTCCATCTGATAGCTGAAGCGGCAAGGGAAAACGGCCTGCCGCTCATGGTTCATGCTAATTCTGAGCCGACAATCAGCAATGTTATTTCAGCCGGGGTTAAATCAATCGAACACGGGTATTTTATTAATCTCTCCAGCCTTAATCAAATGGCGGAAACAAAAACGGCCTGGGTACCAACCGTATTCCCTGTGGCGGCCATGATCAATGCCCCGGAGGCGGATCCTGCCGTTGTGGAAAAAACCTATCGGCGTCATTTAAAAATGATTTCACTCGCGCAAAAAATAGGGGTGAAATTAGCTGTTGGGACTGACGCAGGCTCTCCTGGGGTTTATCACGGCAGATCATACATAGAAGAACTGAGGCTTTGGGCTAAAGCCGGGATGCCCCTCCCCGACATTTTAAAAGCAGCTACAGCCACAGGCGCCATGGTCTTAGGGCTAGATCAGTCGATAGGGACGATCCAGGTTGGCAAGCGACCAGCGTTAATAGGAGTACAAGGTAATCCGCTGGAAACAATCGAAACCCTGGCAGACATAAAAGCGGTGTTGCTGCCCCAGGATTACCAGGCAGACTCCCACGCCGACTATGGCGGCACCATCAGAGGAGCAAAATAG
- the nth gene encoding endonuclease III, which produces MYSEQVNQILDALSKAYPEAKTALIFRNPYELLVATILSAQSTDRQVNLITHRLFQRYPAPHALAGAEPEVLAEHIKGCGLYKNKSNYLIKTAKLLVEKHNGKVPGRMEELIKLPGVGRKTANVVLSNAFGYPALAVDTHVLRVANRLGLANTKDPLKAEQELCAQVPEDKWAQFHHWLISHGRQVCHARRPKCKTCQLQKWCRYSNFNQQSV; this is translated from the coding sequence ATGTATTCAGAACAGGTTAATCAAATCCTGGATGCATTGTCCAAAGCCTATCCGGAAGCAAAAACCGCCTTGATCTTTCGTAACCCCTACGAACTTTTGGTGGCGACAATACTTAGCGCCCAGTCAACCGATCGACAGGTCAATCTGATTACGCACAGACTATTTCAAAGGTATCCTGCACCCCATGCCCTGGCCGGTGCAGAGCCGGAGGTTCTGGCGGAGCATATTAAGGGATGCGGGTTATATAAGAATAAAAGCAATTACCTGATTAAAACGGCTAAACTGCTGGTCGAGAAGCATAACGGTAAAGTGCCCGGCAGGATGGAGGAGTTAATTAAATTGCCGGGAGTAGGCAGGAAGACAGCTAATGTTGTATTGAGCAATGCTTTTGGCTATCCAGCTCTGGCTGTTGACACACATGTACTAAGAGTAGCAAACAGGCTGGGATTGGCCAATACCAAGGACCCCCTTAAAGCAGAACAGGAATTGTGTGCTCAGGTGCCTGAGGATAAGTGGGCACAATTTCATCACTGGTTAATTTCCCATGGCAGACAGGTATGCCATGCCAGAAGACCCAAGTGCAAAACCTGTCAACTCCAAAAGTGGTGCCGTTATTCTAACTTCAATCAGCAATCGGTTTAG
- a CDS encoding xanthine dehydrogenase family protein molybdopterin-binding subunit, with translation MTEYKIIGKPVIPTEAYLKATGQAQFTCDIKLPGMLWGKVLRSPLAHAKIHCIDTSKAMKMPGVKAVVTFKDTPGHHFGTGIIDDWTIFARDKVRFAGDEVAAVAAVDEDTAAEAISLIRVDYEELPAVIDMEQALLPEAPLVHQHAPGNLANRFFVERGNIEQAFKEADFLVEDTFTTTQVYQAYLEPMNAVADAQNGKITLWASTQVPSKLRLTYARALNIPMQNIRVIKPFVGGGFGAKFENMVDLAAIVLSQKSNRPVKIVNTREEDFIAGNPRVPMKIWVKLGLKKDGSILAKEVRIIAGNGARTVYGPPIMATACYRIDSLYRIHNLRTEGLLAYTNTVPTGCFRGFGNAQMTFALESLLDRAACEMGLDPAEVRLVNVVQSGDVSAHGWQISRSGLKDCIIKAIAASGWSAKRLSPKEGIIKKGIGLACCNHVSGNRPFFRPFDGSAAIIRIGEDGKVFLIHGEADIGQGQDTVFAQIAAETLGVPLQDITVAEVDTQISPFGLGSFATRGTVMGGNGIIVACRQARQMILDTAAAMLTEPADNLDINEGKISIKDQPKQQITVAEVTRHYMFSHGGAPMVAVGYYVPDTVLPDDKRYGNISPVYPFGCQIAEVEVNTVTGQVRVTGFWAAHDVGRVINSLTLPGQVHGGAATGIGWALSENMIYDNKGHIQNPGFLDYRIPGSLDLPARFHTIFIESDDPKGPYGAKGIGEPALNPTAAAVANAVYNAVGVRITKLPLTPEKILAGLTKKYRQETGGTIA, from the coding sequence ATGACTGAATATAAGATTATCGGCAAACCGGTTATCCCCACCGAAGCCTATTTAAAAGCAACCGGTCAGGCCCAATTCACCTGCGACATTAAACTGCCAGGCATGCTGTGGGGAAAAGTCCTGCGCAGCCCTCTGGCTCATGCCAAAATTCATTGTATCGATACGTCCAAAGCCATGAAAATGCCTGGGGTTAAAGCCGTTGTTACCTTTAAGGATACTCCGGGACACCATTTTGGCACGGGGATTATTGATGACTGGACAATCTTTGCCCGGGATAAAGTGCGCTTTGCAGGAGACGAAGTAGCGGCGGTGGCTGCGGTTGATGAGGACACGGCTGCGGAAGCCATAAGCTTGATCAGGGTTGATTATGAAGAACTGCCTGCCGTTATTGACATGGAACAGGCCTTACTCCCTGAGGCTCCCTTGGTGCATCAGCACGCACCAGGCAATCTGGCCAACAGGTTTTTTGTGGAACGGGGCAACATTGAACAGGCCTTTAAGGAAGCTGACTTTCTAGTGGAAGACACCTTTACCACCACCCAGGTTTACCAGGCTTACCTGGAACCAATGAATGCAGTGGCTGATGCCCAAAACGGCAAAATTACCCTGTGGGCCTCAACTCAAGTCCCCTCCAAACTGCGCCTGACATATGCCAGGGCATTGAACATTCCCATGCAGAATATCAGGGTGATCAAACCTTTTGTGGGTGGCGGCTTTGGGGCCAAGTTCGAAAACATGGTGGACCTGGCCGCAATAGTACTGAGCCAAAAATCCAACCGGCCAGTAAAAATCGTTAATACCAGGGAAGAAGATTTTATCGCAGGCAACCCGCGAGTGCCCATGAAGATTTGGGTAAAGCTCGGCCTGAAAAAAGACGGGAGCATCTTGGCCAAAGAAGTGCGCATAATTGCTGGCAACGGCGCCAGGACCGTTTACGGCCCCCCCATTATGGCTACCGCCTGCTACCGGATCGATTCCCTGTACAGAATTCATAATCTGCGCACGGAAGGATTGCTTGCCTACACCAATACCGTCCCAACCGGGTGTTTCCGGGGATTCGGCAATGCCCAAATGACCTTTGCCCTGGAGAGCCTCTTAGACCGGGCAGCCTGCGAAATGGGACTTGATCCGGCAGAAGTGAGATTAGTTAACGTTGTCCAGTCCGGGGATGTTTCCGCTCATGGCTGGCAGATTTCCCGTTCCGGATTAAAGGATTGCATCATTAAAGCAATCGCAGCCTCCGGCTGGTCAGCTAAGCGGCTTTCTCCTAAAGAAGGGATCATTAAAAAAGGAATTGGTTTAGCCTGCTGCAACCATGTGTCCGGAAACCGGCCTTTCTTCCGGCCCTTCGATGGATCGGCCGCAATTATCAGGATCGGGGAAGACGGGAAGGTCTTCCTGATCCATGGTGAAGCAGATATTGGCCAGGGGCAGGACACCGTGTTTGCTCAGATCGCTGCCGAAACCCTGGGGGTCCCATTGCAAGACATAACCGTTGCTGAGGTGGATACCCAAATCAGTCCTTTTGGCCTGGGCTCATTTGCTACCAGAGGAACCGTTATGGGAGGAAATGGTATTATCGTTGCCTGCCGGCAGGCAAGACAAATGATTTTGGACACTGCGGCAGCTATGCTGACTGAACCGGCCGATAACTTGGATATCAATGAGGGAAAAATTTCAATTAAGGATCAGCCTAAACAGCAGATTACAGTTGCGGAGGTAACCAGGCACTACATGTTCTCCCACGGGGGAGCCCCAATGGTTGCTGTGGGTTATTATGTGCCAGATACAGTATTGCCGGATGACAAGAGATACGGCAATATTTCCCCTGTTTATCCCTTTGGCTGCCAGATTGCAGAGGTGGAAGTAAACACAGTGACCGGACAGGTACGGGTAACCGGCTTCTGGGCGGCTCATGACGTGGGAAGAGTGATAAATTCGTTAACTCTCCCCGGCCAGGTACACGGCGGTGCAGCGACCGGAATCGGCTGGGCATTGAGCGAGAATATGATCTATGACAACAAGGGTCATATCCAAAACCCTGGTTTTCTTGACTACCGTATTCCCGGCAGTTTGGACTTACCAGCCCGGTTTCACACCATTTTTATTGAATCAGATGACCCCAAGGGGCCATACGGGGCTAAGGGAATTGGTGAACCTGCCTTGAACCCCACGGCTGCAGCCGTTGCCAATGCAGTCTATAACGCTGTAGGAGTGAGGATTACTAAACTTCCTCTTACTCCCGAAAAAATACTGGCAGGCCTAACCAAAAAGTACCGACAGGAGACAGGAGGGACGATTGCCTAA
- a CDS encoding (2Fe-2S)-binding protein, which yields MKKMPITLIINGDSYDLLVPAHRTLLDALREDIGLTGAKKGCGEGECGACTVLLDGQPVNSCLILAVQAAGKMITTIEGLARENRLHPLQDAFVQHGAIQCGFCSPGFILTAKALLDSNPAPTEQEVREAVAGNLCRCTGYQNIIEAILAAAKEIGGDEK from the coding sequence ATGAAAAAAATGCCAATTACTTTAATAATTAACGGGGATAGCTACGACCTTTTAGTTCCTGCTCACAGGACCCTCTTAGACGCTTTAAGGGAAGACATCGGCCTGACAGGAGCCAAAAAGGGCTGCGGAGAAGGGGAATGCGGTGCCTGCACAGTGCTGCTTGACGGACAGCCAGTTAATTCCTGCCTAATTCTGGCTGTTCAGGCAGCGGGGAAAATGATAACTACCATTGAAGGATTAGCCCGTGAAAATCGGCTCCATCCCCTCCAGGACGCCTTTGTTCAGCACGGCGCTATCCAGTGCGGCTTCTGTTCCCCCGGCTTTATTCTTACTGCAAAAGCCTTGCTAGACTCTAACCCTGCCCCGACGGAACAGGAAGTGCGGGAAGCTGTGGCTGGGAACCTGTGTCGCTGTACTGGCTATCAAAACATAATTGAAGCGATCCTGGCCGCAGCAAAAGAAATTGGGGGGGACGAGAAATGA
- a CDS encoding xanthine dehydrogenase family protein subunit M, translating into MAFPVYLAPSSLDQVYEILLANPGAKVLAGGTDLLLAVKRNRSHPTHLVDLARIPGLDLIFEESHQVRIGSMVKINHLLNHPAIRKNFPSLALAAKSLGSWQIRNTATIGGNLCNAAPSAELAPALLTLQAAAIITGSTGKRELAIDSFFQGPGQCDLAPGEILREIQIPFPPANCKTTYLKHSLRQTMDLSLASVALLLAEKDGVITACKLALGAVAPVPMRAQEAEGIVAGCPLTPEKIELAAEIAASECQPITDIRATAGYRRHMVKALVCQALSSWAEGWSK; encoded by the coding sequence ATGGCCTTTCCGGTTTACTTGGCGCCATCCAGCCTGGACCAGGTGTATGAAATCCTTTTAGCCAATCCGGGAGCAAAAGTCCTTGCTGGCGGCACTGATTTATTGCTTGCTGTTAAAAGAAACAGGTCTCATCCAACCCATCTGGTTGACCTGGCCAGAATACCCGGGCTGGACTTGATTTTTGAGGAAAGCCACCAGGTCCGCATCGGCTCAATGGTAAAAATCAATCATCTGCTCAATCACCCAGCTATCAGAAAAAACTTTCCCTCCCTAGCTTTAGCAGCTAAATCTTTAGGCAGCTGGCAGATCCGCAACACAGCAACCATCGGGGGGAATCTGTGCAACGCCGCGCCCTCGGCGGAACTGGCACCAGCACTTTTAACCCTGCAAGCAGCAGCTATTATAACAGGTTCGACCGGAAAAAGAGAGCTAGCAATCGACTCCTTCTTTCAGGGGCCAGGGCAGTGTGACCTAGCTCCTGGCGAAATCCTCCGGGAAATCCAGATTCCCTTTCCGCCGGCTAACTGCAAGACAACCTACCTCAAGCACAGCCTGCGGCAAACCATGGATTTATCTCTGGCGAGTGTTGCGTTACTTTTAGCTGAGAAGGATGGAGTGATCACGGCTTGCAAGTTGGCTTTAGGAGCAGTAGCACCTGTCCCTATGCGAGCCCAGGAAGCGGAGGGGATTGTTGCCGGATGCCCCCTAACCCCGGAGAAGATTGAGTTAGCCGCTGAAATAGCAGCATCGGAATGCCAACCGATAACCGACATCAGAGCCACCGCCGGTTACCGGCGCCACATGGTTAAAGCGCTGGTTTGCCAGGCTTTAAGTTCATGGGCAGAAGGATGGTCTAAATGA